Below is a window of Flavobacterium sp. CFS9 DNA.
TACAGATCATTAAGTAATTCCTATTTTTAAAAACCTTTGAAAATAGTACTCTAATTAGAATCCTTAAAGCTTTACCCATTTTACCATTAAATTTCATTAAGTTTATATCAGTGTTTAATTCTAAACTCACAGAGAAAAAAATGAGAAAAATATCTAAAAAATCAACCCATTAACTCATATCACATCAAGAGAAAATGCAAATTCCTTCTATCCTAAAAAACAATTATTCTCCGATAAACTGACAGTTAACAAAAGAACATTTGACAACTACTGACATCAAACCAAAAAAAGCAATCAACAACCTAATAACCAGTATTTTAAAACTCAACATATAAAGTAAAAAATAAATTATAAATCAAATCCGAATCCATTCATTCGGCAATCAATTCGGAAACTTAAAATACCTAAAAAACAAACAACAATGATTATAGATTCCTTACAAAACGCAGCCAGATACTACAGCCTGCATCCTAATTTTAAAAAAGCATTTGATTACGTAAACCAAAATGACATCAGTACTCTTGAAGAAGGAGCCTTTGAAATTGGCGAGGGCTTAAAAGTGATTGTAATAGTTGGCGAAGGCACCACTAAAGAAGAAAGTATAAAGGGGTTCGAATGCCACGATAAAAATATAGACATCCAGATTCCGATCAAAGGACCGGAGACTTTTGCCTGGAAACCCAGAGAAAAATGTATTAGCCCAAATGGAGAATACAGCGACGAACGCGATGTTCGTTTCTTTTATGACAAACCCGATATGTTTTTTGAATTACAGGAAAAACAGTTTACAATCCTGTTTCCCGAAGATGTCCACTCGGCAATGATAAGCGAAAAGCCACTTAAAAAAATTGTTATTAAAGTAAAAGTTTAAAACAGGAACACCATTCAAAATACGATCAATCACAAAATTTACATGGATTCAATATTCAATCTTAAAGGAAAAATTGCATTAATTACCGGTGGTGCCGGAGTACTGGGAAGTAACTTCGCTAAGGTTCTGGCCCAACAGGGTGTTATTACCGGAATCGTTTCCCAGTCGATCGAAAAAGCCAATGCAGTTGTTGCTGCTATAGAAAGCAATGGCGGAAAAGCTTTTGCCATTCAGGCCAATGTTTTAAACAAAGAAGAACTGGAAAAGGCCAAAGATTTTATTGTGGAAAATTACAGTCGTCTCGATATTCTGATCAATGCTGCAGGAGGAAACATGCCCGGAGCTACCATCAGCTCCGATCAGGCTATTTACGACCTTCAAACCGAAGATTTACAAAAAGTAATCGATCTGAATATTATCGGAACA
It encodes the following:
- a CDS encoding YhcH/YjgK/YiaL family protein; protein product: MIIDSLQNAARYYSLHPNFKKAFDYVNQNDISTLEEGAFEIGEGLKVIVIVGEGTTKEESIKGFECHDKNIDIQIPIKGPETFAWKPREKCISPNGEYSDERDVRFFYDKPDMFFELQEKQFTILFPEDVHSAMISEKPLKKIVIKVKV